Proteins from a genomic interval of Lycium ferocissimum isolate CSIRO_LF1 chromosome 2, AGI_CSIRO_Lferr_CH_V1, whole genome shotgun sequence:
- the LOC132047930 gene encoding large ribosomal subunit protein P1-like yields MSSTGELACTYASLILHDDGIPVTAEKIGTLVKAANLQVESYWPSLFAKLCEKKNVDELIMNVGSGGAPASTGAAAAAAAPAATGDHAPAADDKKKEETKEESDDEAMFSLFD; encoded by the exons ATGTCTTCCACCGGCGAACTCGCATGTACCTACGCTTCCTTGATTCTTCATGATGATGGCATTCCCGTAACT GCGGAGAAAATTGGAACATTGGTGAAAGCAGCAAATTTGCAGGTGGAATCATATTGGCCAAGCCTATTTGCAAAGCTTTGTGAGAAGAAGAATGTTGATGAGCTTATCATGAACGTTGGCTCTGGTGGTGCCCCCGCTTCTACTGGCGCTGCTGCCGCCGCCGCTGCTCCTGCTGCTACCGGTGACCATGCACCTGCCGCCGATGACAAGAAAAAG GAAGAGACAAAGGAAGAGAGTGATGATGAGGCCATGTTTAGCTTGTTTGATTAG
- the LOC132032700 gene encoding E3 ubiquitin ligase BIG BROTHER-related translates to MENSKSNNNDTNNNNEASAAKTTSPIAANDNNNEQRGNPNGSDSSVQINGNGELDDSNTCSNEGGATRRTRFTELSQVEADLALARTLQEQERAYMMLSMNDEGIDYGSWDAGSYGHDEDDDEDFDDPSEEEDDGSNVDEDAFDVHAHDEASEDENQGVELDPSAFSSDEAYARALQDTEEREVAARLLALAGINEMYVRQPQDEEDRGINSQDAWEDVDPDELSYEELIALGEVVGTESRGLSADTVASLPSVNYKTQTASEGTTDSCVICRSDYEDGQKLTVLSCKHTYHSECLNKWLQINKVCPICSTEVSTSGNS, encoded by the exons ATGGAGAATTCAAAAAGCAACAACAACGacactaataataataatgaagcATCAGCAGCCAAAACAACAAGCCCTATTGCGgctaatgacaacaacaatGAGCAAAGAGGAAACCCTAATGGGTCAGACAGTAGTGTGCAAATTAATGGAAATGGGGAATTGGATGATAGCAACACTTGTAGTAATGAAGGCGGAGCTACTCGGAGAACTCGTTTCACCGAGCTTAGTCAGGTCGAGGCTGATCTTGCTCTCGCCCGCACCTTGCAAGAACAG GAAAGGGCTTATATGATGCTTAGTATGAACGATGAGGGGATTGATTATGGGAGTTGGGATGCTGGGAGCTATGGCcatgatgaggatgatgatgaagattttGATGATCCAAgcgaagaagaagatgatggtAGTAATGTGGATGAAGATGCTTTTGATGTGCATGCTCATGATGAAGCTAGTGAGGATGAGAACCAAGGGGTTGAGTTAGACCCATCGGCTTTTTCTAGTGATGAGGCCTATGCCAGAGCACTGCAAGATACTGAAGAGAGAGAAGTGGCAGCTAGATTATTGGCCCTTGCTGGGATAAATGAAA TGTATGTTAGACAACCGCAAGATGAAGAGGATCGTGGTATTAATTCCCAG gATGCATGGGAGGACGTTGATCCCGATGAGCTTTCTTATGAG GAACTTATAGCACTGGGTGAAGTTGTTGGAACTGAGAGCAGGGGGCTTTCTGCTGATACAGTTGCCTCTCTGCCTTCAGTGAACTACAAGACACAAACTGCGTCAGAAGGGACTACTGATTC GTGTGTTATATGTAGATCGGATTATGAAGATGGTCAAAAATTGACTGTGCTGTCCTGCAAACATACTTATCATTCTGAATGTCTGAACAAATGGTTACAAATAAACAAG GTTTGTCCTATATGTAGCACTGAGGTCTCCACCTCTGGAAACAGCTAG